A stretch of Sphingorhabdus sp. YGSMI21 DNA encodes these proteins:
- a CDS encoding DUF2062 domain-containing protein — protein MADPKPNIHDKDFAARSIMLVVHWLKKKMPTRAGMERNKYLKPIAHRFLRSELWRFTRRSVPRGVALGMLAAFLVPVGQIFAAVFLALPVRANVPIAAITTFITNPLTYPFWIAAANQTGKFALQIDAMTSSQPINTHIQSEFGQWLSWLGREAGVTAFGFLIFAIVFAAVGYLVSSFGWRWWIGRKRKGRLIKIMANRADDGE, from the coding sequence ATGGCTGATCCCAAGCCCAATATTCATGACAAGGATTTTGCGGCGCGTTCGATCATGCTCGTGGTCCACTGGTTGAAGAAGAAAATGCCGACTCGCGCCGGGATGGAGCGGAACAAATATCTCAAACCGATTGCCCATCGCTTTCTGCGTTCGGAATTGTGGCGCTTTACCCGTCGTTCGGTACCCCGCGGCGTTGCCCTAGGGATGCTGGCCGCCTTTCTGGTGCCGGTGGGCCAGATATTTGCGGCGGTCTTTCTGGCGCTTCCGGTGCGGGCCAATGTTCCGATCGCGGCGATCACGACGTTCATTACCAACCCGCTGACCTATCCGTTCTGGATTGCTGCGGCCAACCAGACCGGAAAATTTGCCCTGCAGATCGATGCGATGACATCGAGCCAGCCGATCAACACGCATATCCAGAGTGAATTCGGCCAGTGGCTGAGCTGGCTGGGGCGCGAAGCGGGGGTGACCGCGTTCGGATTTCTGATTTTCGCGATCGTTTTTGCGGCGGTCGGCTATCTGGTCAGTTCATTTGGCTGGCGCTGGTGGATTGGCCGGAAACGGAAAGGGCGGTTGATCAAAATCATGGCTAACAGGGCAGATGATGGCGAGTAA
- the smpB gene encoding SsrA-binding protein SmpB, with translation MAKPRPEEFDKQKVVAENRRARYDYFLDDKFEAGIMLTGTEVKSLRFGSGSIAESYAEVKDDEVWLVNANIPEWSHGNRHNHTPTRPRKLLLSRRQINKLHGAVMRKGMTIVPLSIYFNSKGRAKLELALARGKKAPDKRQTEKDRDWKRQQGRLMREHG, from the coding sequence ATGGCAAAACCGCGGCCAGAAGAATTTGACAAGCAGAAGGTCGTCGCCGAAAACCGGCGCGCGCGCTATGACTATTTTCTGGACGACAAGTTCGAGGCCGGGATCATGCTCACCGGCACGGAAGTGAAATCGCTGCGCTTCGGTTCCGGTTCGATTGCCGAAAGCTATGCCGAGGTGAAGGATGATGAAGTCTGGCTGGTCAACGCCAATATTCCGGAATGGAGTCATGGCAACCGGCACAACCACACTCCGACGCGCCCGCGCAAACTGCTGCTGAGCCGACGCCAGATCAACAAGCTGCACGGAGCGGTGATGCGCAAGGGCATGACGATTGTGCCACTGTCCATCTATTTCAACAGCAAGGGACGGGCGAAGCTGGAACTGGCTCTGGCGCGGGGCAAGAAAGCGCCCGACAAGCGACAGACCGAAAAGGATCGTGACTGGAAAAGGCAGCAGGGCCGGCTGATGCGCGAACATGGCTGA
- the dapA gene encoding 4-hydroxy-tetrahydrodipicolinate synthase has protein sequence MFSGSIPALATPFRDGSFAEDQFRALVDWQIDQGSSALVPCGTTGEASTLSNAEHHRVIEICIEQAAGRVPVIAGCGSNDTTNALLHLNFSKKCGAAAGLVVAPYYNRPNQEGITAHFTTLTQKTNLPLVLYNVPARTVTDIMPDTVAALSKLPSVVAIKDASGDLDRVTAHRLNCAEDFVMLSGVDELSLAFNAAGGVGCISVTANVAPKLCAEFQAACAAGDYAKARELNDVLYPLHKSLFSDASPGPIKYAMSRVLENFSTDLRLPMTPPSEASRKAVDAALEGAGLI, from the coding sequence ATGTTCTCGGGCTCAATACCGGCTCTGGCGACTCCCTTTCGCGACGGATCGTTTGCCGAAGACCAGTTTCGCGCTCTGGTAGACTGGCAGATCGACCAGGGCAGCAGCGCCCTGGTGCCCTGCGGGACAACCGGGGAAGCTTCCACATTGTCCAATGCGGAGCATCACCGGGTCATAGAAATATGCATCGAGCAGGCAGCGGGCCGGGTGCCGGTAATCGCCGGTTGCGGGTCCAATGACACGACCAATGCCTTGCTGCACCTCAATTTTTCGAAGAAATGCGGCGCAGCCGCCGGTCTCGTCGTCGCTCCTTACTATAACCGGCCCAACCAGGAGGGCATCACCGCGCATTTTACCACGCTGACGCAGAAGACCAATCTCCCGCTGGTGCTCTACAATGTGCCGGCACGAACGGTGACGGATATCATGCCCGACACGGTTGCGGCCCTGTCAAAGCTGCCCAGCGTCGTGGCGATCAAGGATGCCAGCGGCGACCTCGACCGGGTCACCGCGCACCGGCTGAACTGTGCCGAAGATTTCGTGATGCTCTCCGGCGTCGATGAACTGTCGCTCGCGTTCAATGCTGCTGGCGGTGTCGGCTGCATTTCGGTGACTGCCAATGTTGCACCGAAATTGTGCGCCGAGTTCCAGGCTGCCTGTGCCGCCGGCGACTATGCCAAGGCGCGCGAGCTCAATGATGTGCTCTATCCGCTGCACAAGTCGCTCTTCTCGGACGCGTCGCCCGGCCCGATCAAATATGCGATGTCGCGGGTGCTCGAGAATTTCTCGACCGACCTGCGCCTGCCGATGACGCCGCCGTCCGAGGCCAGCCGCAAGGCAGTGGATGCTGCTCTGGAAGGGGCAGGGCTCATCTGA